In a genomic window of Candidatus Eisenbacteria bacterium:
- a CDS encoding D-tyrosyl-tRNA(Tyr) deacylase: protein MRVVLQRVSEASVVVDGETVGAIGPGILLLAAIGTDDTEERVAKMAEKCANLRVFPGEKGHFEISALERPGEVLAVSQFTLYGDCRKGRRPSLSHAAPPGKAEPLFDRFQRELQRLGLRVATGRFGALMRVRLVNDGPVTFLLDT, encoded by the coding sequence ATGCGCGTGGTGCTTCAACGGGTGAGCGAGGCGTCGGTGGTCGTGGACGGCGAGACGGTCGGCGCGATCGGGCCGGGGATTCTCCTTCTCGCCGCGATCGGGACGGACGACACCGAGGAGCGGGTCGCGAAGATGGCGGAGAAGTGCGCGAACCTCCGGGTCTTCCCGGGGGAGAAGGGTCACTTCGAGATCTCGGCGCTCGAACGCCCCGGCGAGGTGCTCGCGGTTTCCCAGTTCACCCTCTACGGCGATTGTCGCAAGGGCCGGCGGCCGAGCCTCTCGCACGCGGCGCCGCCGGGGAAAGCGGAGCCGCTCTTCGACCGGTTCCAGCGAGAGCTCCAGCGGCTCGGCCTTCGCGTCGCGACGGGCCGCTTCGGCGCCCTGATGCGGGTCCGCCTCGTGAACGACGGCCCGGTGACCTTTCTTCTCGATACGTAA
- a CDS encoding YjbQ family protein, which translates to MEVRTSWIERATSGRDDVLDITDEVARAVAASGLRAGSAIVFVPGSTGAVTTIECEPGVVQDLRDALERAVPRAIPYAHDAAWGDGNGYSHVRAAWIGPSLAVPFEDGKLLLGTWQQIVFCDHDNRPRRRRLIVQVMGVRG; encoded by the coding sequence ATGGAAGTCCGAACCTCGTGGATCGAGCGGGCGACCTCGGGGCGGGACGACGTCCTCGACATCACGGACGAGGTCGCGCGCGCCGTCGCCGCGAGCGGGCTCCGCGCCGGGAGCGCGATCGTGTTCGTTCCCGGATCGACGGGAGCCGTCACGACGATCGAGTGCGAACCGGGGGTCGTTCAGGATCTTCGCGATGCGCTCGAGCGCGCCGTTCCGCGCGCAATCCCTTACGCCCACGACGCCGCCTGGGGGGACGGGAACGGATACTCGCACGTGCGGGCCGCTTGGATCGGGCCAAGCCTCGCGGTCCCCTTCGAAGACGGGAAACTCCTTCTCGGCACCTGGCAGCAGATCGTCTTCTGCGACCACGACAACCGCCCGCGAAGGCGGCGCCTGATCGTTCAGGTGATGGGGGTTCGTGGATGA
- a CDS encoding response regulator has protein sequence MTRGPILVVDDEPFILQSLVYLLEREGFEVVTAIDGEEALERARACRPELVFLDIMLPKRDGYDVCRTIKSDPALRSSRVVMLTAKGRETDRARGFAAGADDYMTKPYSPSRILEMTRAFLGVSPANQ, from the coding sequence ATGACGCGCGGTCCGATTCTCGTGGTCGACGACGAACCCTTCATTCTTCAATCGCTCGTCTATCTCCTCGAGCGGGAGGGGTTCGAGGTCGTCACCGCGATCGACGGAGAGGAGGCGCTCGAACGCGCCCGCGCGTGCCGCCCGGAGCTCGTCTTTCTCGACATCATGCTCCCGAAGCGGGACGGCTACGACGTCTGCCGGACGATCAAGTCGGATCCCGCGCTCCGCTCCTCGCGTGTCGTGATGCTCACCGCCAAGGGACGCGAGACGGACCGGGCGCGCGGGTTCGCCGCCGGCGCCGACGACTACATGACGAAGCCGTACTCCCCTTCGCGCATCCTCGAGATGACCCGCGCGTTCCTCGGCGTCTCGCCGGCAAATCAGTAG
- the maf gene encoding septum formation protein Maf yields the protein MWPDTGGPIVLASTSPRRADLLRALGVPFRIVPPSDGAEGESGGSAAEITLRHAEAKARSVLPHASGAVILGADTLVARAGRVLGKPRDAQEAAEMLRFLSAAAHEVATAVFALDARSGRAAFGIERSRVFFRDLAPEEIAAYVASREPLDKAGAYGVQGIGGLFVSRIEGCYFNVVGLPLVRTRAVLRELVAEGE from the coding sequence ATCTGGCCCGACACGGGCGGCCCGATCGTGCTCGCCTCGACGTCGCCGAGGCGGGCGGACCTTCTCCGGGCGCTCGGGGTTCCTTTCCGCATCGTCCCGCCGAGCGACGGAGCGGAAGGGGAAAGCGGGGGGAGCGCCGCGGAGATCACGCTCCGGCACGCGGAGGCGAAGGCGCGTTCGGTTCTTCCGCACGCGTCCGGCGCCGTGATTCTCGGGGCGGACACGCTCGTCGCGCGCGCCGGGAGAGTCCTCGGGAAGCCGCGCGATGCCCAGGAGGCGGCGGAGATGCTCCGCTTCCTCTCGGCGGCGGCGCACGAGGTCGCGACCGCGGTTTTCGCCCTCGATGCAAGAAGCGGGCGCGCGGCGTTCGGAATCGAGAGGAGCCGCGTCTTCTTTCGCGATCTCGCGCCGGAGGAGATCGCGGCGTATGTCGCGAGCCGGGAGCCGCTCGACAAGGCGGGCGCATACGGCGTGCAGGGGATCGGCGGGCTTTTCGTTTCACGGATCGAAGGATGCTACTTCAACGTGGTCGGCCTGCCCCTCGTCCGAACGCGAGCGGTTCTCAGGGAGCTGGTTGCGGAGGGTGAGTAG
- a CDS encoding STAS domain-containing protein — translation MRIGSEKRAGILVVRLSGALDADAVEDLNAFFRRGDGAGESRVVLDLSELEFVDSSGLGVFVRIMKEARARGGDVRLAGAANEVRKVLELTRLNRVFDCAEDADRAVRSFAGSGEPL, via the coding sequence ATGAGGATCGGTTCGGAAAAGAGGGCGGGGATCTTGGTGGTGCGCCTTTCGGGCGCTCTCGATGCCGACGCGGTGGAGGACCTCAACGCCTTCTTCCGCCGCGGGGACGGAGCGGGAGAGAGCCGCGTCGTTCTCGATCTCTCGGAGCTCGAGTTCGTGGACAGCTCCGGGCTCGGGGTTTTCGTCCGCATCATGAAAGAAGCGCGCGCGCGCGGCGGGGATGTCCGTCTCGCGGGCGCGGCGAACGAGGTGAGGAAGGTTCTGGAGCTCACCCGTCTCAATCGAGTCTTCGATTGCGCGGAGGACGCCGATCGAGCGGTCCGGAGCTTCGCCGGGAGCGGGGAGCCTCTCTAA
- the pgeF gene encoding peptidoglycan editing factor PgeF: protein MTERGEEAGAGALRIERGWTVARFPILDRADRVFHLFIGKTIEGKADGAAELDALFPPPLARRRAVRLRQVHGARVVDARSLAARGEAGAVEADASLTDVPGLLLRVRTADCLPVYLVDPEGPVVALAHAGWRGLVAGVIEETVARMRAGGSAPTRLLAAIGPSIGPCCYEVGEEVAEKLGIGARPRPGGRGRPHVDLFEAAGARLLAAGLLEERIGPRPACTACAADRLHSYRREKERVGRNEAWLAILPQAKLGSGR from the coding sequence TTGACGGAACGCGGGGAAGAGGCAGGCGCGGGCGCGCTCCGGATCGAACGGGGATGGACGGTCGCGCGCTTCCCAATCCTCGATCGGGCCGATCGGGTCTTTCATCTGTTCATCGGTAAAACAATTGAAGGGAAGGCGGACGGAGCGGCGGAACTCGACGCGCTCTTCCCGCCGCCGCTCGCGCGTCGGCGAGCCGTGCGGCTCCGGCAGGTGCACGGGGCGCGGGTCGTCGATGCGAGGAGCTTGGCGGCCCGGGGCGAGGCGGGCGCGGTGGAGGCGGACGCGTCGCTCACCGACGTCCCGGGTCTTCTTCTTCGCGTGCGGACCGCCGATTGTCTTCCCGTCTATCTGGTGGATCCGGAGGGCCCGGTGGTCGCGCTCGCGCATGCCGGCTGGCGCGGCCTCGTTGCGGGCGTGATCGAGGAAACAGTGGCGCGGATGCGGGCGGGGGGAAGCGCGCCGACGCGCCTCCTCGCGGCGATCGGCCCATCGATCGGCCCGTGCTGCTACGAGGTTGGGGAGGAGGTCGCGGAGAAGCTCGGGATCGGAGCGCGCCCGAGGCCCGGAGGACGCGGGCGCCCGCATGTCGATCTCTTCGAGGCGGCCGGGGCGCGGCTTCTCGCGGCCGGTCTCCTCGAGGAGAGGATCGGACCCCGGCCGGCCTGCACCGCGTGCGCGGCGGATCGTTTGCACAGCTATCGCCGAGAGAAGGAGAGGGTGGGGCGGAACGAAGCGTGGCTCGCGATCCTGCCTCAAGCGAAACTCGGGAGCGGCCGATAG